The stretch of DNA TTGGCTGCTGAGGTTGGCGGTTAATGAGTTGATAACAATATCGTCATAGGTGAGTGATTGCGCCATTATCTCAGCGTTGAACTGGGGGTGCAGTATGCTTCCGGCCAGCGTTCCCTGCGAGCGCGCCTGGCCTTTCAAGCCAGGGTAGATGGCGGCTAAATCATTCGCTGTGAGAGTCCAGCTTGCCTGCCAAGCTTGATCAAAGGCGGCATCCAGCACAAGTTGGTTATCACCCTGTTTCAGTTGGAATCCTGTCGCGGAAAAAACCCCCGCGTGGTAGCCGATCTTGCCGGAGGCGGACAAGGGATAGCCACGTAGTGTGCCTGTCATCTGCTCTATCTGTGCTTCGAGTGTTAAGCCCTGTGCTGTGAGAGAACCCTGAGAGCGGAGGCTTGTAGTTATTTCTCCTGCCCAGTCGGGCCAGAAATAGCCGGGGTTAATTTTGTCGCCATTGAGTGCTAAATTCCAAGTGAGATCCTGTTGCCAGGAAACCTTACCCTGCCCATGGATGTTGGTGCTGTCACTTTTGATGGATAATTGTTGGAAACGGATAGTCTCCATATCTCCGTTGGCATTGAGAGTGATTTGAAGCTTGGGTAATTTTGTCGTTTGATCTGTAGTCAGGTCAAACTGGCCGTTGGCGCGGTAATCATTGACTGTCCCATTCAGACTTAACTGCCCGGTTGAGCTGATGCTCTGCTGATAGGCGGGCGCTTGCCAATTCTCTATTTGCCAGTGTGCGTCTATAACAGAGGTAAAGCGATTCCAATCCAATGCCATTTTTTTAGGGTTGAAGTCAGTTGTGACGAGGCCTGACAGACCGAGTTGGAAAGGAGCCGTTGAACGATGTTTGAGCTTAATTTCTGCCAGATCACCCTTAATCTCACTAATACCATCCAATGTTTTGCCATCAGATAAGGTCGCCTGCCAACGGAGATTAAGGTCGAGTTTATAGGGAGGTCTGGCTCCCAGCTTGCCGCTGACCTCAAGCCACTGTTGGTCTTGGCGCAGGTTGAGTTTTTTGATTTGGGTGGTGAGCAGGCCGATGATGCCGGAAAAACGGATGGTCTCAATACGAGTTTCTGAGTCAGCCTTGCGGATGCGAATCTGGTCAAGGCTGAGATCATTGATATTAACAGGAAACGGCGAATTGATTGTCGGCCAAGGCGTATTAGTGGGGGCCTCCGTGCTATCGTTGTTAATAATCAGTAAGTCTTTTGCATAGAGTTGCTCAATTTGAAATTGACCACCCAGAAAACTCAGCAAATCCCACTTTCCCGATAGCGTATTTGCCGATAGTTCTAAGTCTGGTAAGCTTGCTTGCACTTCAGTTATTTTAATGCCGTCCATCAGGGTGCCCTCAATGGACTGCCAGGAAATTTTATTATTCTGAAATCCTAGCGCCTGATTGACGAGCCAGCGCGATCCAGCTTGTGTGGTGAGCAGCGCGTAAGTAAAACTCAGCAAAACTGCCAATAGCAGTGTTCCCGCAGAGCTTAGCAGCAGCGCCCATTTAGCGACAATGCGTGCTCTCATAAATCGGGCCCCATGGATAGATGTAGGCGAAACGACTGTTCGTCGCCTATGGGGAAGGCAAAATCCAAGCGGATAGGGCCGATAGGTGAGCGCCAGCGACCACCAAAGCCAACACTGTGTTTGAGTGTAAATTGACTATTATCGAAGGCGTTACCCGTATCATAAAACAGTGCAATGCCGTATTTATCAAAGAGTGGATAATCGAACTCTAAGGATCCGGCCAACAAATGTTTACCACCGATAACCTGGTTGTCGCTGTTGGTGGGACCTAGCTCTCGATAATCATAACCTCTGACACTATTATCGCCACCAGCAAAAAACCGCAATGATGCCGGCAGCTGGGCAAATTGATTCACCATGGTGGCGTCGGCTTCAAGACGTCCTAATAGACGTCCTTTGCCCAGGCTGAGAATATATTTGGTAGAAGTGCTCAGCTGCAGGAATGATATGTCTGAACCCAGTTGTTCAGCGCTACCGCGCATGCTAGCGTGAATGCGCCAGCCGGAAGTTGGATAGGCGAGGTTATTGGCGTGGCTGCGATGCCAGCTAATTCCTGGGATTAAGAGTTGGGTGGTTTCATGTTCCTCCGCAACGGAGAAAGATTCCACTTGATAGGAGAGGTCTAGCGTCTGGATCCAGTTATGTGATGTCACTGTTGTGTGGGAAATACCCAAAGACCAAGTCTCGTTATCAGCGTTGTCAGTATTGACATCTTCCCAGCCGGTCTTGAGCTTTATCTGTTCTTGATTTGGCTGTGCGAGAGGAATTTGATAATCGGCATTGACGGCTGATTTGATTTGGGATAATTCAATATCGGCACCGTAACTGTGCCCGGCGCGATTGGCGCGATTATTCATATAGGAGAGGCTGGCGCGAGGTCCGGTATCAGTCGCAATACCGAGCCCGAGCGAAGTGGCGTGTTTAGCAACGGGTGTTAATAGTGCTTGCAGAGGAATTTCTAGCTTATCCCGGTCTGGCGGCAATTGTGCAACGCTCACATCTTTAAAATAACGGCTATTGATCAAGGCTTGTTGAAATTGGCCAACCAGATTGGCGTCGAATGGTTGCCCTGTTGAAAAGGGTTGGTAGCGGGCAAGAAAGCTTTCATCAAAGTAATTTTGTTCGTAAAAAATCGGGCCGAAAGCGTAACGTGGGCCGCTGTTAAAGCTGAGTTGAATGTCGGCGCTTAATTGCTCTATGTTCACACCAAGTTGCTGTTTCAGGTATCGGCTTTCAGGGTAGCCATGCTGTAAGGCCAGTTTCTGTAAGGTATGCTTAAATGCCTCATATTCCCCGTGATCGAGTTTATTGCCGGTTTTTAAAGGAGTGTTCTTCAAGAGCTGGATAAATATTGGATCCTGCTGTGCCTGGCCTAAAATCTCTATCTGCACTTGGGTAATAATGATCGGGTCGCCAAGTTCGACATCCAAACGCAACTGCCAACATTTATCCTGGAAGGTTAGTTCTTTTCGCCAGCTGGCCTGGTAATAACCGATGGCGCGCAAAGCTTCTTCAATTTTCTCATCGGCAGCGCCGACTAGGGTGCGTGCGCGTCTTTCGCTGATCTCACAATTTTCATCCTGTAGTGCAAGATGATTGGTAATATTTTCTTCTGCCTCTTTGGAAACGTTATGAATGCTGAGTTTTGGATGTTGCTGCGCGGCAACAAGGGTTGCACCGGCAAGCAATAAGGCAGACAGGCTAAAACCAGATAATTTAAAAAAATAATTCATTCTGCTTACGACTATTTTCCTGTGTGCAAATTCGCTGGTTGAATATTTATATTTGTAGCAGCTTAGTGAGTTGCGACTTAATGAGGGTTAATGATTTGTGTGGGCAAATAACCAACGCCAGTTAGAGCGAAGCTTAACCTTGCAGGAAATTTCGCGCCACTAATTTGCAGACTGGGTTGATACTTTTTTAATGGATTTCCAGAAAGGACAAGGGGGAGGTTGAACAACGTTTTTATTGTACTTGATATTTGTTTTGATTAATCCTATATAGGCACGAAAGAGCGTATTATTGTGCTTAAAAGGATAGTTGCCACAGATAAAATCCAGTTTTTAAGCATACTTTCCTGAGCGATTCGGCTTATATAGGTAGACATGAAAAACGTTATTCAAGAATTAGCTTACATAGTTCAAGCGGTATCACTCGCGGCATCTCCGGATAAGCAGGTAGCGCTCATGGTTGAATTAATCAGCGATACCATGGCGGTGGACGTATGCAGTCTTTATTTGGTGAACGATCAGGGTGAAATGATACTGCTGGCATCTCATGGTCTTGCTACGCAGGCTGTCCGAAAGGTAAAGCTACCCGTCGGCAAAGGGCTGGTTGGTTTGGTTGCATCCAGCCGACACCCAATTAATATTGCCGACGCAGAACAGCATCCGACCTATTATTACGTCGCCGAAACGGAAGAAGAAAGGTTTCATGGTTTCTGCGCTGTGCCGCTGGTATCCGGCGGCAAGGTGATCGGGGTCTTGGTCGTGCAAACTACGGAAAAGCGTCAGTTTTCTAAAGACGAAGAGGGATTTTTGGTGACGCTTGGTGCCCAACTGGCTTTAATGTTGGATAGCTACCAGGAGTCTGTCGATGATATAGAACGTACGGTACGAGTGCGAGGCGTTAAGGGTGCGCCAGGCGTGGCCATTGGCTATAGCTATCTATGCGATCATGGTGAACTCTACGAGGTTGCTAATTCCCCTTGCGATAATATCGACGAAGCCATTACCGAATGGCGTGAACTGATTGCGCGTGTCAGTCAGCAAATTGATGAAGAGCAATTGGCCTTGGGTGATGAAATGAGTGAGGGCGTTGGAGGCATATTCAATGCCTATAAAATGCTTCTCACTGACGCTACCTTTGTCGGAGAAGTAGAGGCTAGTATTCGGGAAAATAATTGGCTGCCGGGTGCTCTCAAGCAAACGGTACAGTATTTTTCAGAACTATTTCTTTCTATGGATGATCCTTATTTACAGGCTCGACATGAGGATATCCACCAGTTAGGCAATAAGCTGTTCAATGCTTGGCGTGGTGTTAAGACGTTAGCGCATGATAGCCTGGAAGATATTGTTTTAGTGGGGCGGCAGATTAGTATTTCGGATATTGCAGCGACTCCGGCCGATCGGCTTAAAGCGATTGTCTGCTTTGGCGGATCCGGACTGTCCCATACTGCAGTTTTGGCTAATGCGCTGGGCATCCCTGCGGTGATGGGTACCGGGTCGATTAGCGGATTGGCCGAGCACAAGCGGTTAATTGTCGATGGCGACCAGGGCCAGGTTTATGTCGCTCCCAACGAGATGTTGTTAAGAGAATATGGCAAGCTCGTTGAGGAAGGACATAAGTTATCTCGTCAGCTTCAGAGCTTGCGCGACGAGCCAGCCCTGACCCTGGATAATGAGCGGGTCAAACTCTACACCAATACCGGATTATTGACTGATATTTCTCCCGGATTAAATAACGGTGCTCAGGGTGTGGGGCTCTATCGGACAGAAATCCCCTTTCTGATTCGTGACAGCTTTCCCTCCGAGGATGAACAGTTCCAGGTTTATCGACAGGTGTTGGAAGCCTATCAGGGTAAACCGGTTTATATGCGTACCCTGGATATCGGCGGTGATAAACAATTACCTTACTTTCCGATCAGTGATGAGGAAAATCCGGCGTTAGGCTGGCGTGGGATTCGCTTTACTTTGGATAATAGCCCGCTATTAATGACGCAAGTAAGAGCGATGTTAAGAGCATCTGAAGGCATTAATAATTTGCACTTATTATTGCCGATGGTGACTTCTATTCGGGAAATTGAGGAATTTAAAAGTATCTTGGCGGATGCCTGCGATCAACTGCATGAGAGCGGCGTAGCAATAGTGCGGCCGTTATTGGGAATAATGATTGAAGTGCCTGCGATGATTGCGCAAATCAGCTTTCTCAAGGGGAAAGTGGATTTCATTTCAATAGGCTCAAATGATCTCAGCCAGTATTTACTGGCGCTGGACAGGAACAATGCCAGAGTTGCATCACGCTATGATCATGTTCACCCGGCGGTATTGCATGAACTCAAACGCATTCTAGCAAGCGCAAAAGCGATCAATATGCCGGTTAGTTTATGTGGAGAGATGGCGGCCGATCCGGTGGCAGTGGTGCTGTTATTGGGATTAGGGCTACGCACATTGAGTATGAGTGCGGCAAAGCTGCCCTCTATTAAATGGTTAATTAGAAACCTTTCTATCGTGCAAGCGAAGAGGATTGTTGGCAAGGCGTTGAAGATGGATAATCCTCAAGCAATACGAGCGCTGGTTGGAAGCATGATAAAAGACTTAGGGTTGGCAGAGCTAATTCGTTAAGGAGAGAAGAGGTGGATTTTGAACAAATAGTTTCTATTGCCCCCTACGATTGGCACTCTATTGTCACTGCCGTTTTTTGTGGCGCGATTATTGGCGTCGAACGTCAGTTACGCGGCAAGCCGGTAGGTGTTCGCACCTCCTCGCTTATCACCCTGGGGACTTATATCTTTGTGCATTCGGCGTTATTGTTGGGTAATGATGTGACTGATCCATCAAGGGTAATAGGACAGGTGATAACCGGGATCGGTTTTCTTGGGGCTGGCGTGATGTTAGCAAAAGATGGCGCCGTAGTGGGGGTAACCTCGGCGGCGACGATCTGGGTATTAGCAGCGATAGGCGTCTGTATTTCAATTGGCAGTCTGTTAGCCGCCATCAAGTTTTCTCTTATTTGCGTCGCGATTCTTTATGGTGTCGATTGGCTGGAAAACCATACCAAAGCCTTCAGTCGTGGCGTACATGCCAGATATATTAAACGACGAAGGAATGATCAGATTTCAGGCGAGTAGAGTCTAACCCTACATTCGGGAGCGTGGGTCTATCAGAAGAAACTATGATGAAAAAGGGTAGGATGGTCGCGGCTTGTGAGCGGCCGCATCAACTATGCCGATTATGGCTGTAGCTCGCACTGCTTGAGGTAAAGGCTAAATTTATCGGCGGATAATGGCTCGCTATAATAGAAACCTTGGGCATAATCGCAATGCATTTTGCGCAGGAACTCTAGCTCCTTCTTGGTTTCTATCCCTTCCGCCACCACCTCCAATGATAAGCTGTGCGCCATGGCAACAATAGCCTTGGTTAGTATTTTGGCGTCGGAGTTAAGATTAATATTTCGAATAAAAGACTTATCAATTTTGAGGGTGTTGACGGGGAGTCGGTGCAAATAGCTAAGTGACGAATAACCAGTGCCAAAATCGTCCAGCGCGATTTGAAAGCCACGGCGGCAGAGTTCCTCCAGCGCATCAGAAACCTGATCCATTTCTTCGACGATTAAACTCTCCGTAATTTCAAAAGTTAGGTTGTGAGGGGCCAGCTCA from Pseudomonadales bacterium encodes:
- a CDS encoding outer membrane protein assembly factor; translated protein: MNYFFKLSGFSLSALLLAGATLVAAQQHPKLSIHNVSKEAEENITNHLALQDENCEISERRARTLVGAADEKIEEALRAIGYYQASWRKELTFQDKCWQLRLDVELGDPIIITQVQIEILGQAQQDPIFIQLLKNTPLKTGNKLDHGEYEAFKHTLQKLALQHGYPESRYLKQQLGVNIEQLSADIQLSFNSGPRYAFGPIFYEQNYFDESFLARYQPFSTGQPFDANLVGQFQQALINSRYFKDVSVAQLPPDRDKLEIPLQALLTPVAKHATSLGLGIATDTGPRASLSYMNNRANRAGHSYGADIELSQIKSAVNADYQIPLAQPNQEQIKLKTGWEDVNTDNADNETWSLGISHTTVTSHNWIQTLDLSYQVESFSVAEEHETTQLLIPGISWHRSHANNLAYPTSGWRIHASMRGSAEQLGSDISFLQLSTSTKYILSLGKGRLLGRLEADATMVNQFAQLPASLRFFAGGDNSVRGYDYRELGPTNSDNQVIGGKHLLAGSLEFDYPLFDKYGIALFYDTGNAFDNSQFTLKHSVGFGGRWRSPIGPIRLDFAFPIGDEQSFRLHLSMGPDL
- the ptsP gene encoding phosphoenolpyruvate--protein phosphotransferase produces the protein MKNVIQELAYIVQAVSLAASPDKQVALMVELISDTMAVDVCSLYLVNDQGEMILLASHGLATQAVRKVKLPVGKGLVGLVASSRHPINIADAEQHPTYYYVAETEEERFHGFCAVPLVSGGKVIGVLVVQTTEKRQFSKDEEGFLVTLGAQLALMLDSYQESVDDIERTVRVRGVKGAPGVAIGYSYLCDHGELYEVANSPCDNIDEAITEWRELIARVSQQIDEEQLALGDEMSEGVGGIFNAYKMLLTDATFVGEVEASIRENNWLPGALKQTVQYFSELFLSMDDPYLQARHEDIHQLGNKLFNAWRGVKTLAHDSLEDIVLVGRQISISDIAATPADRLKAIVCFGGSGLSHTAVLANALGIPAVMGTGSISGLAEHKRLIVDGDQGQVYVAPNEMLLREYGKLVEEGHKLSRQLQSLRDEPALTLDNERVKLYTNTGLLTDISPGLNNGAQGVGLYRTEIPFLIRDSFPSEDEQFQVYRQVLEAYQGKPVYMRTLDIGGDKQLPYFPISDEENPALGWRGIRFTLDNSPLLMTQVRAMLRASEGINNLHLLLPMVTSIREIEEFKSILADACDQLHESGVAIVRPLLGIMIEVPAMIAQISFLKGKVDFISIGSNDLSQYLLALDRNNARVASRYDHVHPAVLHELKRILASAKAINMPVSLCGEMAADPVAVVLLLGLGLRTLSMSAAKLPSIKWLIRNLSIVQAKRIVGKALKMDNPQAIRALVGSMIKDLGLAELIR
- a CDS encoding MgtC/SapB family protein; translated protein: MDFEQIVSIAPYDWHSIVTAVFCGAIIGVERQLRGKPVGVRTSSLITLGTYIFVHSALLLGNDVTDPSRVIGQVITGIGFLGAGVMLAKDGAVVGVTSAATIWVLAAIGVCISIGSLLAAIKFSLICVAILYGVDWLENHTKAFSRGVHARYIKRRRNDQISGE